The Commensalibacter nepenthis genome has a window encoding:
- the tatB gene encoding Sec-independent protein translocase protein TatB has protein sequence MFGFSWAELLLIGVVAMVFIGPKDFPKVLKWLSDVIKKCRKMASEFHSQVDEVIKDPDLKEAKDQLLQLRNLNVKTAILNTIDRDGSLQNTLRDSPLSQTAMSSPATDYSEIAQGEIKPIPGMVDETSNEWEVEKEIDYEALEAKDPAPSFFPPHIAQRLQVRRAAPPSPAMIPPHISKYKEQRWS, from the coding sequence ATGTTTGGTTTTTCCTGGGCAGAGCTCCTTTTAATTGGTGTGGTTGCCATGGTCTTTATTGGTCCCAAAGACTTTCCCAAAGTATTAAAATGGCTGTCTGATGTGATTAAAAAATGTCGCAAAATGGCCAGTGAATTTCATAGCCAAGTGGATGAGGTGATTAAAGATCCTGATTTAAAAGAGGCTAAGGATCAATTGCTGCAATTACGTAATTTAAATGTAAAAACGGCGATTTTAAATACAATTGATCGAGATGGATCTTTGCAAAATACATTACGGGATTCCCCATTGTCACAAACTGCGATGAGCTCTCCTGCCACGGATTATTCGGAAATTGCGCAAGGGGAAATTAAGCCTATTCCAGGGATGGTTGATGAGACAAGCAATGAGTGGGAAGTTGAAAAAGAGATTGATTATGAAGCGTTGGAAGCCAAAGACCCAGCCCCTTCTTTTTTCCCACCGCATATTGCTCAACGATTACAAGTCAGGCGTGCCGCACCGCCATCCCCTGCAATGATACCGCCCCATATTTCTAAATATAAAGAACAGAGATGGTCATGA